A window of Mucilaginibacter paludis DSM 18603 contains these coding sequences:
- a CDS encoding TlpA disulfide reductase family protein, with amino-acid sequence MIRTLIYSLTVMLMMQTLKAQNKHVGYEIKGQLVSIPDAAVVYLTAGSSVDSAVVVNGKFTFTGTVAEPVLSTLKLKHTIPAPDTYYAIKRNTYRLFLTNTKMVFLAADSLNGGVVKGNKLHNEYLSYQAGLSTIYDQMRPLNMSYYAYERENNVPMMQKIRPRLDSLGAIEFSYVTNYVRANPKSPVALLAVQQFAKPIANPPDFPAAFALLDNSLKQTAAGKLLELRMADENAFKVGDSMPNFSQPDTLGNIVQLSEFKGKYVLIDFWASWCGPCRNESPNVKRAFDKYNDKGFMVMMISLDVSKPNWLAAIKQDGTQNFIQLCDMKYHQNTAAQLLKIKSIPQNFLIDPSGKIIGRNLHGVELMNALQRIL; translated from the coding sequence ATGATCAGAACCTTAATCTATAGTTTAACGGTGATGCTGATGATGCAAACATTAAAAGCTCAAAATAAACACGTTGGATACGAAATAAAGGGGCAACTGGTTTCAATACCGGATGCCGCCGTTGTATATCTCACCGCCGGATCGTCTGTTGATAGCGCCGTTGTGGTCAACGGAAAGTTTACCTTTACAGGTACAGTTGCCGAGCCGGTGTTAAGCACTTTAAAATTAAAACATACAATACCTGCTCCCGATACCTATTATGCCATAAAAAGAAACACTTACCGTTTATTTTTGACGAATACAAAAATGGTTTTTTTAGCAGCCGACTCTTTAAATGGCGGGGTTGTAAAAGGCAATAAGCTGCACAACGAGTATTTGTCGTATCAGGCCGGCCTTTCTACAATTTACGATCAGATGCGGCCCCTGAATATGAGTTACTATGCATATGAAAGGGAAAACAATGTACCCATGATGCAAAAGATAAGGCCGCGTTTAGATTCGCTGGGGGCTATTGAGTTTAGTTATGTAACTAACTATGTGCGGGCCAACCCCAAATCTCCGGTAGCGTTGTTGGCGGTGCAGCAATTTGCCAAGCCTATTGCTAACCCGCCCGATTTTCCGGCAGCTTTTGCTCTTTTAGATAACTCCCTGAAACAAACAGCGGCCGGTAAACTCCTTGAACTACGTATGGCCGACGAGAACGCCTTTAAGGTTGGCGACAGCATGCCCAACTTTAGCCAGCCTGATACCCTGGGTAACATTGTTCAGCTATCTGAATTTAAGGGGAAATACGTCCTGATTGATTTTTGGGCATCATGGTGCGGGCCTTGCCGTAACGAAAGCCCTAATGTTAAGCGGGCTTTTGATAAATATAATGATAAAGGCTTCATGGTGATGATGATATCGTTAGATGTAAGTAAACCCAATTGGCTTGCCGCCATTAAGCAGGATGGTACTCAAAATTTTATTCAGTTGTGCGATATGAAATATCATCAAAACACTGCCGCCCAACTTTTAAAGATCAAATCCATCCCTCAGAATTTCCTGATTGATCCATCCGGAAAAATAATCGGCCGTAACCTTCACGGGGTCGAATTGATGAACGCATTGCAGCGCATTTTGTAA
- a CDS encoding chemotaxis protein CheB: MAKVKPLQFPESKLADRYIIAIGASAGGLEAIHDFFDHMPGNSGFTFVVIQHLSPDYKSLLVDLVSKHTHMKVFEATNDVILQRDCVYIIPNKKIMTIRGNKLRLVDKIKDKSPNTAIDTFLFTLAKDKKDKAIAIILSGTGTDGTKGVEAIKECGGMVIVQDPATAKFDGMPNSAITSGNADFILPPAKMHVEVYNYVNQRHLPLLEQDQLDDNLLNEIFRLVHISSGQDFNLYKTPTILRRIARRMAAVEIDRLENYIGLLHQDPQEVKVLAKDFLIGVTKFFRDKPAFDILAQQIIPAIVKSKQEGEIIKIWVCACSTGEEAYSIAILFNDYLDRTGESRELKIFATDVDESSIEIAARNCYPLSIGNEVPAALLSKYFVKDDKNYSVLPGIRKQIVFARHNVIKSPPFIKNDLVTCRNMLIYMNNLLQQKIMSTFHYALNKEGYLFLGSSENAASIKEGVNEISGKWKIYQKTGTINYGLHHTYTTATPNLKYTEKRPLAKPGEYQKHMEEEFRELMISEFSAVGIFIDKSYIIKETIGNYSRYLNLPEKKLDLNILNMVNREVSVMLNTAIRKAWKERQKTHLNRVKLKHDDREQLLQITVKPPDESSTNDYTLLLFSEIKTDPVSKEGIVLPPVNAGSDQEYLMEMEAELSETRINLQMAVEEMETTNEELQSSNEELLSANEELQSGNEELQSLNEELHTLNTEHQLKIRELVELNDDLDNYFRSTDIGQIFVDANLRIRKFNPAAINMINLIDADVGRPINHLSNNILYDNLIADIHSVLATGQVIEKEVLLKSGTNNLMRIMPYVKKDGQHDGVVISFIDISVIVELNQIISGVFNASTAAILAFRDNRTEGSKNPDFRCIAYNDAALTLFGKPAVEMDAQPRLQSFPELIGIASAEQYAKAARQSKAWETELHTGQDNWYQVTIGPMREGFVVSLTNITARKNAEQKLKKNYHELINAREGLKNLNSQLENKVYERTQKLTESEERFKLVSTATNDTIWDWNLVSNTMWRSDNFTSMFGYQRDDETNQISFWFGKIHPDDRLRVEQSVFNAINHHEKQWSAEYRFQKADGTYAIILDRGRILEDEFHTPYRLVGSIIDITRLIETEKRLSQSENKFRKVFDSNLIGMCFADPDGRLLETNDAFLNMLGYSRADMETGQLNLQNLTPPTSRQASSRAQKELDENGFCQPYEKQYIRKDGSLVSVLKGSAMLSEDEKQISVSYILDITRQKELQHMISKQQEEFYSIFTNAPALITIRRGPNLVYEFVNNAFIRLDGQQNYIGRSTAEINQWWPGTELGRADAEVMRSGQPFTGRSVRIQWPNAQTGKQADHWFDFIFTPVFNDDDKLDGIAFFGFDVTELVKARETTEELMHKKDEFLSIASHELKTPITSLKGSLQILQRIMAREGGKNTVMDFVGKANNQTNKLTTLVDDLLDVTKIQAGKLLLNYETFDAVQLVKEVLEEVRAQEGTHEFILQGEGLITITADRTRLEQVITNFLTNAIKYSPKGDKVILNCSLFENEFKLTVQDFGIGIPEAKKDYLFDRFYRVQESSTHFSGLGLGLYISAEIIKRHRGQIGVESAIGEGATFWFTVPLQP, from the coding sequence ATGGCTAAAGTTAAACCGTTGCAGTTCCCGGAGTCAAAATTGGCAGACCGCTATATCATCGCCATCGGCGCATCCGCCGGAGGCCTGGAAGCGATACATGATTTTTTTGACCACATGCCCGGCAACTCCGGTTTTACCTTTGTGGTGATCCAGCACCTTTCGCCCGATTATAAGAGCCTGTTGGTTGACCTGGTTTCAAAGCATACTCACATGAAAGTGTTTGAGGCCACCAACGATGTGATTTTGCAGCGTGATTGCGTTTATATTATCCCCAACAAAAAAATCATGACCATCCGCGGCAACAAACTGCGGTTGGTTGATAAAATCAAAGATAAATCGCCTAATACGGCAATAGATACCTTTTTATTTACACTTGCTAAGGATAAAAAGGATAAGGCTATAGCCATTATTTTATCAGGCACAGGGACAGACGGCACCAAGGGCGTAGAAGCAATAAAGGAATGCGGCGGCATGGTGATTGTACAAGACCCCGCCACGGCCAAATTTGACGGTATGCCCAACAGCGCCATCACATCGGGCAATGCCGATTTTATATTGCCACCCGCCAAAATGCATGTGGAGGTTTACAATTACGTTAACCAACGCCACCTGCCCTTGTTGGAGCAGGATCAATTGGATGACAACCTGCTGAACGAAATTTTCAGGTTGGTACACATCAGCAGCGGCCAGGATTTTAATCTGTATAAAACGCCCACTATTTTGCGCCGAATTGCCCGCCGGATGGCAGCCGTTGAGATAGACCGGCTGGAAAATTACATCGGCCTTTTACATCAGGATCCGCAAGAAGTAAAAGTTCTGGCTAAAGATTTTTTGATAGGTGTAACCAAATTCTTTCGTGATAAACCCGCGTTTGATATCCTGGCCCAACAAATTATTCCGGCCATCGTTAAGTCCAAGCAAGAGGGCGAAATTATCAAGATATGGGTTTGCGCCTGTAGCACCGGCGAAGAGGCTTATTCAATCGCTATCTTATTTAACGACTATCTTGACCGTACCGGGGAGAGCCGTGAGTTAAAAATATTTGCCACCGATGTGGACGAATCCAGCATCGAAATAGCGGCCAGAAACTGCTATCCTTTATCTATCGGGAACGAAGTGCCGGCGGCTCTTCTTTCCAAATACTTTGTTAAAGACGACAAAAATTACAGTGTGCTACCCGGTATACGTAAACAAATTGTTTTTGCGCGTCACAACGTCATCAAATCGCCGCCTTTTATTAAAAACGACCTGGTTACCTGCCGCAACATGCTCATTTACATGAACAATCTGTTGCAGCAAAAAATCATGTCGACATTTCATTACGCACTGAATAAAGAGGGCTACCTGTTCCTGGGCTCGAGCGAAAATGCCGCCAGCATTAAAGAGGGCGTTAACGAAATTAGCGGAAAATGGAAAATTTACCAAAAAACCGGAACCATTAACTATGGCTTACACCATACCTATACAACAGCAACCCCCAATTTAAAATATACCGAAAAGCGCCCCCTGGCCAAACCCGGCGAATATCAAAAACACATGGAAGAGGAATTTAGGGAACTGATGATCTCTGAATTTAGCGCAGTAGGTATTTTTATTGATAAGAGTTATATCATCAAAGAAACTATCGGAAATTATAGCCGGTACCTTAACCTTCCTGAAAAAAAACTCGACCTCAATATTTTAAACATGGTGAACCGGGAGGTGTCTGTTATGCTGAACACCGCCATTAGAAAAGCCTGGAAAGAGCGCCAAAAAACACACCTTAACAGGGTTAAGTTAAAGCACGACGACCGGGAACAGTTGTTACAGATCACCGTTAAACCACCCGACGAAAGTTCAACAAATGATTATACTTTGCTGCTGTTTTCGGAAATTAAAACCGACCCGGTAAGCAAAGAGGGTATTGTTTTGCCCCCCGTTAACGCCGGTAGCGACCAGGAGTACCTGATGGAGATGGAAGCCGAGTTAAGCGAAACGAGGATAAATTTGCAAATGGCGGTTGAAGAAATGGAAACCACCAACGAGGAACTCCAGTCGAGCAACGAAGAGCTGCTATCTGCCAACGAAGAACTCCAGTCGGGCAACGAAGAGTTGCAATCACTCAACGAGGAACTGCATACGCTGAATACGGAGCACCAGCTAAAAATACGCGAACTGGTAGAATTAAACGACGACCTGGATAATTACTTCCGCAGTACGGATATAGGGCAAATATTTGTTGATGCCAACCTGCGCATCCGTAAATTTAACCCGGCAGCTATTAACATGATCAACCTGATTGATGCTGATGTTGGCCGCCCCATCAACCACCTGTCCAACAATATTTTATATGATAACCTGATTGCCGATATCCATAGTGTGCTGGCAACCGGCCAGGTGATTGAGAAAGAGGTATTGCTAAAAAGCGGAACCAACAACCTGATGAGGATTATGCCTTATGTAAAAAAGGATGGCCAGCATGACGGTGTGGTGATTTCGTTCATCGATATTTCGGTAATAGTAGAATTAAACCAGATCATCTCCGGGGTGTTTAACGCCAGTACGGCAGCTATACTGGCTTTCCGGGATAACCGGACCGAAGGCAGTAAAAATCCCGATTTCCGATGCATAGCTTATAACGATGCCGCTTTAACGCTTTTTGGCAAACCAGCGGTTGAGATGGATGCCCAGCCCCGGCTTCAAAGTTTCCCGGAGCTTATAGGGATAGCAAGTGCCGAACAATATGCCAAAGCGGCCCGCCAAAGCAAAGCCTGGGAAACCGAGCTGCATACCGGGCAAGATAATTGGTACCAGGTTACCATTGGCCCCATGCGCGAGGGTTTTGTAGTGAGCCTCACCAATATCACCGCGCGCAAAAACGCCGAACAAAAATTAAAGAAGAATTATCACGAACTTATTAACGCCCGCGAGGGATTAAAAAACCTGAACAGCCAGCTGGAAAATAAGGTTTATGAACGCACCCAGAAATTAACCGAAAGCGAGGAGCGCTTTAAACTGGTATCAACGGCTACCAACGATACCATCTGGGATTGGAACCTGGTGAGCAACACCATGTGGCGAAGCGACAACTTCACCTCGATGTTTGGTTACCAACGGGATGACGAAACTAACCAGATCAGTTTTTGGTTCGGCAAAATTCATCCTGATGATCGTCTGCGGGTTGAGCAGAGCGTTTTTAATGCCATTAATCATCATGAAAAGCAGTGGTCGGCTGAGTATCGTTTCCAGAAGGCCGATGGCACGTACGCCATTATACTTGACCGCGGCCGGATATTGGAAGACGAGTTTCATACTCCCTACCGCCTTGTTGGCTCCATTATTGATATTACCCGCCTTATTGAAACAGAAAAACGCCTGAGCCAGAGCGAAAATAAATTCCGTAAGGTATTCGATTCAAACCTGATCGGGATGTGCTTTGCAGATCCTGACGGCCGCTTGCTTGAAACCAACGATGCCTTTTTAAATATGTTGGGGTACAGCCGCGCAGATATGGAAACAGGGCAGCTTAACCTGCAAAACCTTACCCCGCCCACCTCGCGCCAGGCCAGTAGCCGCGCACAAAAGGAACTGGACGAAAATGGTTTTTGCCAGCCATATGAAAAGCAATACATCCGCAAAGATGGTAGCCTGGTGTCGGTTTTAAAGGGTTCGGCTATGTTGAGCGAGGACGAAAAACAAATATCGGTTAGCTATATACTGGATATCACCCGTCAAAAAGAGCTACAGCACATGATCAGCAAACAACAGGAAGAGTTTTACAGCATCTTTACTAACGCACCCGCACTGATCACCATACGCCGGGGGCCTAACCTGGTATATGAATTTGTAAACAATGCCTTTATCCGGCTTGACGGGCAACAAAACTATATTGGCCGCAGCACGGCAGAAATAAATCAATGGTGGCCAGGCACAGAACTCGGTAGGGCAGATGCAGAAGTGATGCGTTCGGGGCAACCCTTCACCGGGCGCTCTGTCCGGATACAATGGCCTAATGCACAAACAGGTAAACAAGCCGATCATTGGTTCGACTTTATTTTTACACCTGTGTTTAACGACGATGATAAGTTAGATGGTATAGCTTTTTTTGGTTTTGATGTTACCGAACTGGTGAAGGCGCGCGAAACTACAGAAGAGTTAATGCATAAAAAAGATGAGTTTTTGAGTATAGCCAGCCACGAGCTTAAAACGCCCATTACCAGCCTCAAGGGTTCGTTACAAATACTCCAACGGATTATGGCCAGGGAAGGCGGCAAAAATACGGTAATGGATTTTGTTGGGAAAGCCAACAACCAGACCAATAAACTAACCACCCTGGTAGACGATTTGCTGGATGTTACCAAGATACAGGCCGGTAAATTGTTACTGAATTACGAAACATTTGATGCCGTACAACTGGTAAAAGAAGTACTGGAGGAGGTGCGTGCACAGGAGGGTACACATGAATTCATCCTGCAGGGTGAAGGGCTAATCACCATTACCGCTGATAGGACCAGGCTGGAGCAGGTGATCACTAATTTTTTAACTAATGCCATCAAATATTCGCCTAAAGGTGACAAGGTAATCCTCAATTGCTCTTTATTTGAAAATGAGTTTAAGCTAACCGTTCAGGATTTCGGAATCGGCATTCCCGAAGCCAAAAAGGATTATTTGTTTGATCGCTTTTACCGTGTTCAGGAATCATCTACCCATTTTTCGGGCCTGGGCCTGGGCCTTTACATTTCGGCCGAGATTATTAAGCGCCATCGCGGCCAAATCGGTGTGGAAAGCGCCATCGGTGAAGGCGCTACCTTCTGGTTTACGGTGCCTCTACAGCCTTAG
- a CDS encoding SusC/RagA family TonB-linked outer membrane protein gives MYKIYPDNFIQPPGRVNKLLLIMKLATLILITAIVQASASSYAQRITLKAKNLPLVVVFDQIRAQTGYDFFFTASTLKGSAPVTVNVTGMELNDVLEQIFKDQPLEFKIENKSVIVSKKELSLIEKVTKLLAPPLHLNGVVMGEGAPLPGVTIINKRTGKGTVTNLNGEFNLNGINENDVLVFNYIGYEKYELVVKESKTSFVNVVMKPSNSKLDEVQVVAYGQKTSQRISTGAIAKVTAEDIAKQPVTNVLQSLEGQVPGLLISQNSGSPGAGINVQIRAAKSLPSVSDNNGNTIPATGTAPLYIVDGVPFISEPIYTAGGNSVGYLRPSFGNNPLNIINPADIESIEILKDADATSIYGSRGGNGVILITTKKGKSGKTKLSVNFSNGISDVANLHKVSDMTLAQYLEVRRKAFANSGATPTATNAPDLMVWDTTKSTDFQKLLMGKTAHATDASTTFTGGNSQTNFLLSGTYHNETTVIPGDYTYSRGSVHLAVEHSSLDRKFTANITTTLALDQNNNVARQGNTTDLGAVAFSQAPNFPLYNAAGTGLYWFNLNTFSLQYENPLKYMYQKYSAKNNNLIGGILLKYTPVKGLNIKLNTSYNKLVADAQDLAYSQSINPLSGTLPSAKRQQNNVETWNVEPQVDYTLKISRGDLNLLSGATFQDNKYDQPFYVVATNYSSDALLGSISGAGSVNVYNFNSEYKYQSFFGRANYNWLNKYILNVNYRRDGSSKFGANKRFGNFGSVGGAWIFTEENLFKNTLPALSYGKLRASYGSTGNDQIPNYLYLDSYKTTSYGYNGTTGLAPTSLANPDLQWEVNKKLEFALDLGFLKDRILLTGAWFRNRVNNSLVSIPQSTVTGFNSYYGNLPATIQKKGFEFTLTTQNFKNKNFNWTTNFNISFVQSKLLSFPGIESTQYTSSLVVGSSLSTIYAYHYTGLSPVTNLPTIEDANKSGSTNITSTSETGLAAYGLGDKVAVGKTDPDYYGGMNNTFRYKNFQLDVMLQFTGHSTQYGIDYYAGTAPPGYNAVNMSSYMYDLFKQTNGKIATRTFGINTDGTAYNSYTKYIQSDAVLSDGAYLRLKNVAFSYTFKDSWVKSLKMSSARFYLQGQNLLTFTKFKGYDPETPASNIPPLRTIIAGVNFSF, from the coding sequence ATGTACAAAATTTACCCCGATAATTTTATACAGCCCCCTGGCCGTGTAAATAAATTACTGTTGATCATGAAGTTAGCTACCTTGATTTTAATAACAGCTATCGTACAGGCAAGCGCGAGCTCCTATGCGCAGCGGATTACGCTCAAGGCCAAGAATTTGCCTTTGGTTGTGGTTTTTGACCAGATCAGGGCGCAAACCGGGTACGACTTTTTTTTCACAGCATCAACGCTCAAAGGTTCAGCGCCGGTTACTGTAAATGTAACTGGTATGGAGCTGAACGATGTTTTAGAGCAAATATTTAAAGACCAGCCGCTCGAGTTTAAAATCGAAAATAAATCAGTCATCGTTTCAAAAAAAGAATTGTCGCTGATAGAAAAGGTAACCAAATTATTGGCGCCCCCTCTTCATCTCAATGGTGTTGTAATGGGGGAAGGCGCGCCTTTACCAGGTGTAACCATCATTAATAAGCGCACCGGGAAAGGAACCGTTACCAACCTGAACGGTGAGTTTAATTTAAACGGTATAAATGAAAACGATGTGCTGGTTTTTAACTACATCGGTTATGAAAAGTACGAACTGGTTGTAAAAGAAAGTAAAACATCTTTTGTAAACGTTGTGATGAAGCCAAGTAACTCCAAACTGGACGAAGTACAGGTAGTGGCCTACGGGCAAAAAACCAGCCAGCGTATCAGTACCGGCGCTATAGCCAAGGTAACTGCCGAAGATATAGCTAAACAACCGGTAACCAATGTGTTGCAGTCTTTAGAGGGCCAGGTGCCGGGCTTGCTCATCAGCCAGAACAGCGGTTCACCGGGAGCGGGCATCAATGTGCAGATCAGGGCTGCTAAATCTTTGCCATCTGTTTCGGATAATAATGGCAACACCATACCTGCTACGGGCACAGCTCCCTTATATATTGTTGATGGTGTTCCTTTTATTTCAGAACCTATTTACACCGCTGGTGGCAATAGTGTAGGTTACCTGCGGCCGTCTTTTGGCAACAACCCTTTAAATATTATTAATCCGGCTGATATTGAAAGTATCGAAATATTGAAAGATGCCGATGCTACCTCTATTTACGGCAGCCGGGGCGGTAACGGTGTGATCTTAATTACGACCAAAAAAGGAAAATCTGGTAAAACGAAACTGAGCGTTAATTTCAGTAACGGTATATCGGATGTAGCCAACCTGCACAAGGTATCAGATATGACGCTTGCGCAATATCTGGAAGTCAGGCGCAAAGCATTTGCCAATTCGGGTGCTACGCCCACGGCTACCAACGCGCCCGATCTGATGGTATGGGATACCACCAAATCTACCGATTTTCAAAAATTATTAATGGGGAAAACCGCCCATGCCACAGATGCTTCCACCACGTTTACCGGAGGTAACAGCCAAACCAATTTCCTTTTGAGCGGTACTTACCATAACGAAACAACGGTAATACCCGGCGACTATACTTACAGCAGGGGGAGTGTACACTTAGCGGTTGAACACAGCTCGTTAGACAGGAAGTTTACCGCAAATATCACTACTACTTTAGCGCTCGACCAAAATAATAACGTGGCCAGGCAGGGAAATACGACAGACCTGGGCGCTGTGGCTTTTAGCCAGGCACCTAATTTTCCATTATACAATGCAGCGGGCACAGGTTTATATTGGTTTAACCTGAATACTTTTTCGCTACAGTATGAAAACCCGCTGAAATACATGTACCAAAAATATTCAGCTAAAAATAATAACCTTATCGGCGGCATCCTGCTGAAGTACACACCGGTTAAGGGCTTGAATATTAAATTGAATACATCTTATAATAAATTGGTTGCCGATGCGCAGGACCTTGCTTACTCACAAAGCATCAATCCTTTATCGGGTACGCTTCCATCGGCCAAACGCCAGCAAAATAACGTAGAAACATGGAATGTGGAACCACAGGTAGATTATACGCTGAAGATAAGCCGCGGAGATCTGAATTTACTTTCGGGCGCAACTTTCCAGGATAATAAATACGACCAGCCGTTCTATGTGGTGGCCACTAATTACAGCTCCGATGCACTGTTAGGTTCCATTTCGGGTGCCGGTTCCGTCAATGTTTACAATTTTAATTCCGAATATAAATATCAATCTTTTTTTGGGCGTGCTAATTACAACTGGTTAAACAAGTACATCCTGAATGTAAATTACAGGCGCGATGGCTCTTCTAAGTTTGGTGCTAATAAACGTTTTGGAAACTTCGGTTCGGTTGGCGGCGCCTGGATATTTACCGAAGAGAACCTATTTAAGAATACGCTTCCGGCCTTGAGCTACGGAAAACTCAGGGCAAGTTACGGATCTACCGGTAACGACCAGATTCCTAATTACCTTTATTTAGACTCTTATAAAACCACATCGTATGGTTATAATGGTACAACTGGCCTGGCGCCAACCTCACTCGCCAACCCCGACCTACAATGGGAGGTTAATAAAAAACTGGAATTTGCCCTCGACCTCGGGTTTTTAAAAGACAGGATACTTTTAACAGGTGCCTGGTTCCGCAACAGGGTGAATAATTCCCTGGTGAGCATCCCCCAAAGCACGGTTACAGGTTTTAACTCCTATTACGGCAATTTGCCAGCAACCATTCAGAAAAAAGGTTTTGAATTTACTTTAACCACCCAGAATTTCAAAAACAAAAATTTCAACTGGACCACCAATTTCAATATCTCCTTTGTACAAAGTAAGTTGTTATCCTTCCCTGGTATAGAAAGTACGCAGTATACCAGTTCGTTGGTGGTGGGGTCATCGCTTAGCACCATCTATGCTTATCATTACACAGGCCTTTCACCCGTTACTAATTTGCCAACCATTGAGGATGCCAACAAGAGTGGCTCAACCAATATTACAAGTACCTCCGAAACCGGCCTGGCCGCCTACGGCCTGGGCGATAAGGTAGCGGTTGGTAAAACAGACCCGGATTATTACGGCGGAATGAACAATACTTTCAGGTATAAAAACTTCCAGTTGGATGTAATGCTGCAATTTACCGGGCACAGCACACAATACGGTATAGATTATTATGCCGGAACTGCCCCTCCGGGATATAACGCGGTAAATATGTCGAGCTATATGTACGATTTATTTAAGCAAACGAATGGAAAAATAGCCACACGCACTTTCGGGATCAATACAGATGGCACCGCCTATAACAGCTATACTAAATATATCCAGTCTGACGCCGTGCTTAGCGATGGCGCTTATTTGAGATTAAAGAATGTGGCGTTTTCGTACACCTTTAAAGATAGCTGGGTTAAGAGTTTAAAAATGAGTTCGGCGCGCTTCTACCTGCAAGGTCAAAACCTGCTCACTTTTACCAAATTTAAGGGTTATGACCCTGAGACTCCGGCAAGTAATATCCCGCCACTACGTACAATTATTGCAGGTGTTAACTTCTCATTCTAA
- a CDS encoding RagB/SusD family nutrient uptake outer membrane protein: MKTIKITYKLIICQLVLLVCVLISGCKKFVDVDAPSNQLVTATVFTSDNTVKSALAGMYYSFAIGNSYDLQFSMSFVTGCSADEAQYATSGSSFDAFIQNTVQADNSSVSSMWTSCYSSVYQANAIIAGINNSTGGISDAMKTEALGEAKFMRALCYFYLVNLWGDVPMPLTPDRAVNNSLSRSAKAVVYQQIISDLTDAKASLLADYSYSSSQRTKPNKYAAAALLARVYLYTSDWANAEANATFVISASPFSLLSTANLGGIFVKNNTEAILQFDASPSGTAGQGYTTEGQYFTLDITTIPDFQLSSSLLKAFESGDRRYTNWVGISTYQGIPYYYFSKYKQKVANTTATGEYVTCLRLAEQYLIRAEARAKQVNLTGAIADINVIRNRAGLLNTTATLQADILLAIEQERRIELFGEYGHRWNDLRRTARANAVLGTLKTTWTANAALYPIPKTEIQNNSNLTQNTGY, from the coding sequence ATGAAAACTATAAAGATCACCTATAAACTAATCATTTGCCAACTGGTTTTGTTAGTGTGCGTGTTAATCAGCGGATGCAAAAAATTCGTAGATGTTGATGCACCCAGCAATCAATTAGTTACGGCTACCGTTTTCACCAGCGACAATACGGTAAAGTCTGCTTTGGCAGGTATGTACTATTCCTTTGCTATCGGTAATTCTTACGATTTGCAATTCTCCATGTCATTTGTAACAGGTTGTTCTGCTGATGAAGCCCAATATGCTACTTCGGGCTCCAGTTTTGATGCCTTTATCCAGAATACAGTTCAGGCAGATAATAGCTCCGTATCCTCTATGTGGACCAGTTGCTATTCATCGGTTTACCAGGCCAATGCCATTATTGCCGGTATCAATAACAGTACAGGTGGCATTAGCGATGCTATGAAAACCGAAGCCCTGGGTGAAGCGAAATTTATGAGGGCGCTTTGTTATTTTTACCTGGTGAATTTATGGGGAGATGTGCCCATGCCGCTAACTCCCGACCGTGCGGTTAACAATTCGCTGTCGCGTAGTGCAAAAGCCGTGGTATACCAACAAATTATTAGTGATTTAACCGATGCCAAAGCCTCATTACTGGCAGACTACTCTTACTCGTCGAGTCAGCGTACCAAGCCTAATAAATATGCTGCGGCTGCCCTGCTGGCAAGGGTTTACCTTTACACCAGCGACTGGGCAAATGCCGAAGCAAACGCCACTTTTGTAATTAGTGCCTCGCCTTTTAGTTTGCTTTCTACCGCTAACCTTGGTGGCATCTTTGTAAAAAATAATACTGAGGCCATATTGCAATTTGACGCTTCGCCGTCAGGAACCGCGGGCCAAGGATATACCACTGAGGGGCAGTATTTCACCCTGGATATTACAACCATTCCGGATTTTCAATTAAGCAGCAGCCTGCTTAAAGCATTTGAGTCGGGCGACCGCAGATACACCAACTGGGTTGGCATATCTACCTATCAGGGAATTCCCTATTACTATTTTTCTAAATACAAGCAAAAGGTTGCCAATACAACCGCAACAGGCGAGTATGTTACCTGCCTGCGTTTGGCAGAACAATACCTGATACGTGCCGAAGCCAGGGCAAAGCAGGTTAATCTGACCGGCGCTATCGCCGACATCAACGTGATCAGAAACCGGGCAGGCCTGCTTAATACCACGGCCACGCTTCAAGCTGATATTTTGTTGGCTATTGAACAGGAGCGAAGGATAGAGTTATTTGGCGAATACGGGCACCGCTGGAATGACCTGCGGAGAACAGCGCGCGCTAATGCTGTTTTAGGGACATTAAAAACCACCTGGACAGCTAATGCTGCTTTATATCCTATTCCAAAAACAGAAATACAAAACAATAGTAATCTTACCCAGAATACGGGTTATTGA